A genomic region of Trifolium pratense cultivar HEN17-A07 linkage group LG3, ARS_RC_1.1, whole genome shotgun sequence contains the following coding sequences:
- the LOC123914617 gene encoding aspartic proteinase 36-like gives MTDILSIGFIFIITAAIITTAAASPLALTLERAFPSNNGIDLDQLRARDTTRHGRILKSSKDVVYFDVYGNSQLPLVGLYYTNISLGTPPVEFHVQIDTGSDVTWVSCSSCNGCPQTSRLEIELKFFEPKHSSTSSSIPCSDQRCNTGTCQNNQCYYNLKYGIDGGPLLATSGYYMSDRLHLHTISEGAVTKISSAPIVFGCSNYRSGYLSESEKALDGIIGFGHQDISVISQLSAQGVTPREFSHCLRGDIAGGGTLVMGEIVEVDIVYTSLDLSK, from the exons ATGACAGATATATTGAGTATAGGCT TTATCTTCATCATCACCGCCGCCATCATAACTACCGCGGCGGCATCACCACTTGCTCTTACGTTGGAAAGAGCTTTTCCGTCGAATAACGGAATTGACTTGGACCAACTACGAGCTAGAGACACGACCCGACATGGTAGAATTCTCAAGTCTTCAAAAGATGTTGTTTACTTTGATGTTTATGGTAACTCCCAGCTTCCACTCGTCGG ATTATATTATACAAACATATCATTGGGTACTCCTCCGGTTGAATTTCACGTCCAGATTGACACCGGAAGCGATGTTACCTGGGTCAGTTGCAGCTCATGCAATGGTTGTCCACAGACAAGTAGACTGGAG ATTGAGCTCAAATTTTTTGAGCCTAAACATTCATCAACCTCGTCCTCAAT CCCTTGTTCTGACCAAAGGTGCAATACTGGAACCTGTCAGAACAATCAGTGTTATTACAATCTTAAGTATGGAATTGATGGTGGACCATTGCTTGCCACGTCTGGTTATTACATGTCAGATCGACTACATTTGCACACTATTTCCGAAGGAGCTGTGACAAAAATTTCTTCAGCTCCTATTGTTTTCGG GTGTAGTAACTATAGGAGTGGATACCTTTCCGAATCTGAGAAAGCACTCGATGGAATAATCGGATTTGGCCACCAAGATATTTCGGTTATCTCTCAGCTTTCCGCGCAAGGGGTTACTCCTAGAGAATTCTCCCATTGTCTGAGAGGAGACATCGCTGGTGGAGGAACTTTGGTCATGGGCGAAAT